The Manis javanica isolate MJ-LG chromosome 13, MJ_LKY, whole genome shotgun sequence region CAGACAGGCTGCCAGGGAAAGGCAGAGCACTAACCTTTCCGCCGGAAGAGAAGAGGGAAGCGCTGAGGAAGCAGGCTCCGGTGTCCCGGCCTGGCGAACGAGCTTGCCAAGCGGCAGCAGGACCCAGCCGAACGCAGGAAGCCTCACTCCAGCGCCGGCGCCCCGCCCAGAGCCTGGCATCGCGCAGGCGCGCAGAACTCCCGGCTCGGCGGTCCACGTGACTGCAGAACCACGTGATCCTCCCGCCCCGACCTGTTCCGCTCCCGAGTTCCTGGGACCTCCCGGTCCCTGCCTGCTTCCGCCCACCGCCCGCTTCCTTATTCCGCTTCTGTCACCGCCCTCAGCTGACTCCGCCTTTGTCCCCGGAAGATCTCTGCATCCTCCAGCCGGCCATTGTTTGTCTCTTATGTGGACACCAAATAAAGTTTCTTTGttcaaaagcattttttattAGCCCCGTCCCTCAGTCTCTCAGCTCCTCCTTCGTGCCGGCACCGCCTCCTTCCTGCGCTGGGGACAGCCCAGCGCTGGTGGCGACCGCGCGGGAGGTGATGGCGGCGCCTCCGGAGTCCCTCTCCGGACGGGACGTAGGGTTCGTGTCGCGTGCCTCGCTCAGTCTCCCCCTTCTCCCCGCTTTGGCGGAAAGCCGGGCCTCGCTCGGAAGCCGCGGGTCGCCTCCGGGGGAGCGAGGCGGCCGGAGGATGCCGCTTCCGCGCCGGCTACGAGGCCGTTCTCGCCGCGGGACTCCGCTGCCCGGGGGTGTCGGCGCCTCTTCCTCCCACTCGCGGGGAGCGAGGCGGCCCCGGGGAGGGAAGTTTCCTCCGCCTGGCGCTGCTCGTGGGGCTCCAGACTCGGGCGGCCTCGGGTTGGCTTTGCAGCCCCTTCCCGGCGGTTACTCGTGGTCTCCCCGAGTCCGAGGGAACGGCCTGCGCACCCGGCTGAAATTCTCCAGTTGTCCGGCCTCTGTACAGCGATGATTCAGGCGTTTTAATAGGCGTATAATTCGTGTAGAACAGTTTTAACTTGTTTGTAAAGTGAGTGAGTGTGTTTTTtcgttttcttattttttttctccgtAAGACTTTTCTTGAAAATTTATGCCACTTACTCCCTTTCAGGTTGTTGCAGCGCATGGCTTTAatcatacttaaaaattttttactttaatagCACTTTGGGGGAGTTAAAATTTGTAGAAGTTAGGAATCTCAGATCTGtcaagaaatgtatttcttacaatTGCTGATCAGATTAATTCATAACCTCACTATAAAAAAATGCCTGTAGCTTTTCGCTTTTTAGGGGTCATGTCACATATTCTAGGTAAAGTTGTGGACGACCgtgaaaaatatataatactcACCTGTAGCATCTTTCtctgttgacaaatagtaactaccctggttggagtgaggatttcgtaatgtgtaactgttgaatcactgtgttgtatgcttTAAACCAATATAATGCAGTTTATCAACCatgcttaaatttaaaaaaattgaaaaaaacacAATACCCATTTGTATAAATTGAATGGCCATATTTACATTTGAGATGTTCTTCAAAATATTGCAAGGCATAAGACACTTAGAAGAAATTGACTTTACTAGGAGTAGATTAAAGCCAGAGACACACCAGTGTCACGAAATTTAAGCAGGCACTGTCATGTTCCCTGGGAGGTCAATGCAGGGCGTGTGTACCTCCTTAAACTTTGTTCCCCGGGCATCTCTGGCCCCACCCTATTCCACCCTGTTCCTGACCTAGGGCTTTCCCTTAGAGATGGAGGTTTCTGAGGGAATTTAGTAGCTGAAAAAATAGTAATACTTAGCTCTTAAGTGAAACCTCAAAGGACTCACCTTGGAATATTGAACATTTTCAAAGGCTTGGAAAATTCAAACGTCAACTGATGTAacattccttctcttcctctaaGGAATTagtagtgatttttaaaagttcagatCAGAGTAGTTATGATGCATATTTAAACGTAATCGCCGTTTAGGATACTCATAGCACCAGAGTCAGGAagcagtttttttcttaatgttttacaGCTATCATTTGAGAAAGCCTCTTGAAGAATACTCAGTAAAacccagtattttaaaaattgcagtaaGGTACCTTGGGTTTTTAGAAATGTAATGATCCAAAATTAGAGTAGGTGATTTTGGCCTCatgtattttcagaaattattgtatcaactttctttgttttaaatactttGTCTCTGGTGATCTGAAGATATAAATGAGCTAATCAGCTAAATTCTGtgctatttaaaaatttctcagaATTTCATCACTAAAGTCtgtttttatgcatttctttaaaaagctaataATATATAAAAGGATAATCTGTAATCTTGGTTCTTATATGcctaaaatgcaaaattatctttaatatttttatgcagGCATACTCAGGTTTTTCCTCATctgctttcttcattctttgaCATTTCTAGAAAATCTTTAATTTCTTGGTTGGGAGAGTGAGACAGTAACATGCCTCAGCTTTGTTTGAGGATAGAATAGGATGGAAAGAGTCAATCATTGTGCAGTAGAGAAGGCAGCAGGAAAAacctttgaaaataattaaaattggcCAAGAATATAGGCTTAATGCAAAGAGACAAGCAGGTTTATAAATGTCTTTATGTTCTTCATATTAAAGTCTTTTAGTCTACATCCGTTGCCTCACTCATCTTTCTAAGTTGTAGTCACTTAGTACATAACAGAACTGGGACCAAAGCCTGTTTGAATTTTAGGataatcctttttctttcctgtcaCATTGTTAAACTAGTTTCTGattcagggaaagaaaaggaatagaatAGGAAAGATAAGAATGATTAAACAGACTCCAGGGGAGAACCTGGGTTTACTGGCACAAAGACTGCTTAGCTTTTGTAACACACTAGAGAAGTTTTCAGTTTCCAGTGTCTTAATATAGTAGTTGTACAATGCTGGTTTACTTTATAATGATAGAACATAAGATGTTACTGATATAATATTGaatgaaaaggaattttaatttaaagaggTGGTCCAGAAACTGAAAGATAACAGTCTTCTAGTGTTAATGCTGCTAAATAACCTACCATGTATGTGACTCCCTTTTGTAGATCATTTGCATATCTTACAATTAAAGACAGAATACCACAGATCTTAACCAAGGTTATTGATACATTACATCGACATAAAAGtgaattttttgagaaacatgGAGAGGTAagaattgtgttttaattttaatttttttgttaaagaGGTAACAAACATATAAGCAGTTTTCCATCTGTAATAATAGTCATTCCACCTGAAGATAAAGAGCTATAGTTCATAAgataacatttaaagaaaaaaggcataATAAAAAAGCAGGATAATGTTGATAAGAGATCTGTGTGTGTTCTTTGACTTTCAACGTAAGAAttctaaatttaaatgtttataataatttatagaaTATGTAAAATGTAGTTTCAGAAtgtagtattttttctttcttgagttaAGGTCCATAAAACTGTGTTACCCTAGAGGACTTACATATACATTAGTTGTTTATaagtataaattaaatatatatacatatatagattgTACATagatacttacatttttttttcatatttctgcaGAAAGGCATGGAAGCTGAAAAGAAAgcaatttctcttctttctaaatTACGGAATGAATTGCAAACAGATAAACCAATAGTCCCCTTGGTTGAGAAGTTTATTGATACTGACATATGGAATCAGTACCTCGAATATCAACAGAGTCTTTTAAGTGAAAATGCTGGGAAACCAAGGTGGTTCTATTCACCGTGGTTGTTTGTAGAATGCTACATGTATCGTAGAATTCATGAAGCTATGATCCAGAGGTAAGAATATAACCATCAAATAACACCTGTCTAGATAACTTAAGCtttttttgaattataaaatggtaagcttaaaaataaaaaccagtggAGGCCTGAATTTAGCTCAGCAGATTAATGGCACTGTTGGACATTTCTGCAGATGTTACTGATATAATAGATTCTTGGCAATTATAATACAGTTGCCTAGAATAGACATAAGATTGAATATTGAAGTAGGAActaattaaaaattcttttaaaggcCCTTCTAGGGAAAAACAGtgtatttattgaacaaaaaatgttaatatgaaatacataaaaaatcaaGATGGTATAAAATACAcgttttgtttataaaaatgataatatgtcAATTAATTTTGTGTAAGGATTCAACAGACCAGTGAATCACTGCATTGTTTTATGCACTATCTTAATCTTTTCTTTGTTAATGACTAGTTTAGAAAAAGACTAAAtgttaaacaaataatttttttactttactatTATTAATGCTGGTTGATTGAGCGTTTTAAATTACCCTGTGCTATGATTAAGAACAGACACCAAAGATTTACTTTTACTTAGCAAACCTGTATTTTTGTAATTTGTGAGCTAAAAGCATGATCCACATTACATTTCGTTCTGCTCTATGAATCAGTTCTGTATCAGAATTTTCCTAGGTAAAATCACAGTATAAACAAAGAGGTAATAATAGTGAAGTAAAAAAAGTATTTTGGGAAACATGCATAAAATCGAGCCTATTCATTAGCTTCTTCTGTCTTAATCtttataaactattttttaaaatcacaatttgtcatttttgctgaataaatatattttagaactgCTCTGAAAGCAAAATACACTATTAAAAACCTCACACATCACCTGGCATGCAGAAGACACCCAAGCAAAAGACTACAGCTAATACTAGGGGCTGTCGTACATTGAATACCAGCTACGTTCCAGATACTTCGCAAGCCCATGAAGTGTAGGCATGATTATGGTTTTCATTTTAcagttaggaaactgaggctcagagtggttaataacttgcccagggttacaTGCCTAGTGAATAGTAGAGCCAGTGTTTGCACCTGGTCTGTGTAAGTCGAATTAGAGCCCTCATCAAACTGCCCTTTTCCAGGCACTTGATTGAGATGTCTTTCAAGGATTCAGGGGAGTCTGAGATTCTGGGtgataatttcttaattttggaaaaatctgTGGCATTAACCAAAGCTGCTAAAGTGTTGGTACACTGGGTGGCTCCCTGAACAGGTTTTGTGGAGCTTAGAAGTTAGGAAGGTAATAGCAACGCTGTTACTGGGTTTGATTTTAGAGGTGGATCAAGTTCAGAGAATTCAAAAATCTCGGGCTGAAGTTTACACACCTGCCTGCACATTTATCAGTTGGGGAAAAGGTGTTTTTTAAGCGTGCAGATTTGAAATTACtatagtaaaataaatactgaTGATTTAATTTGTGCTGAAGCCTGGGCATCAGTCTTTCTTTCCATGCATCAGGGAGACTGCACAGCATGGGTTGACAACCACTGGTCCAGAATGACTTGTTAAAAGGGTTAGAGGCAAAATTTAGCTTTAAGCTCCAGGAATGAGAATGTTAGTCAGCTGTCTATGTAGAGCTCTCTTATGTTGATCTCTGTGGCATGTATTTGAACAGCTAGGGCTTTGTATTATATTGTATCAGAACTCAGATTTTAGGTCAGTGTAAGGAAGAACTGTCCTGCAGTTCACAACTAGCACTGATGTGGTTTTCAAATGTCCAGTTTGTAGGTTTCTTGTAGAAGGAATTCCTATCCTGACTCACTGACAGTTCCCAAGTGACCAAAGAAGGGTCTTCTTAACTTTGTAGGCTCCCAAAACACACGTTAGCTTTAATATATATTCATGTTGATTTTGTCTCTTATACTGAAATGTACTTCCGATTTTGTCAAGATGTGTATTTTGGTTTTTACTAGAGTTAAATAGTTGAATAGTCTGCAAGTCTAAATCAAGATTTAAAGTTTTAACCACATGTGAAATTTAATATATTAAGTATACTttgataatgaaaaatgaaagtatgGGGAAAATAGAAGATGCTTTTAGGCTTTTATTAAAGTGTAGCATACAGCACAGTGCACATATCTTAACCATTCAGCAGTCTTTGTCAGGACACACTTGTGTCCCTTGTCTCTAAATCAAGAGGCAGAACTTAACTAGGACCCCAGATCCCCTTTGGTCCCCTCGTAGTCACTGCCATCACCACTCCTCAAGGATAACCGCTATCCTGACCTGtgttagttttgcctgtttttaaacttcatttaaatgaaaatttatggcATGTagttttgtgtctggcttctttcactgagcagtATGTtggtgagattcatccatattgttgcacaTAATTGTAAaccattcattttcattgctgtatagtattGCATTTAAATCAATCTGTTTACCTGTTGTTGATGAGTATTTAAGTACTTTTCAGTTTGGGGTTATTATGAAGAATGGTCAAACATACAAACATTCAAACTCATGTTTTGTGAACATACatgtgtatttctgttgggtaatACCTAGGAGTGAACCACTGGGtctaatatatacacatatgtagcTGTAGTAGATTCTAAAagagcaaacattttaaaatcagaaattatatagttgtatgagttttattctcttaatacAAGAAATAAGGCTCATTCTTATTATGAGGTGTGACTTTAAACTAATGAATGATTTGTTAATAAAACACTAGAGCAAGTGTTggaaaacttttctgtaaagggccaggtagtaaatacTTGTGTACTGCCACTGAAGTTCAGAGCTGCCACAGatagtatgtaaatgaatgagcatggctgtgttcaataaaacttcatttatggtcactgaaatttgaatttcacgtgtcacaaaatattatctttctgatttttttctagcCATTCAAAAACGTAAGAAAACCATTCTAGCTTATAGACCATACACAACAGGAGGTGGGCCAGATTGTGTCTGCAAGCTACAGTTTGCTGATCCCTATGCTTGAACCTATGCATCCAAATAATTTATATCTTTTAAGTCACCGTGAAAGACCCAATTTGTTTCAACAATGCTGCCATTGCTAAAAACATCTTTTAATTCTTTAGAATTTCTTTCAGTGAGTTTACAAgcctgaaaaagaaattaatctcATTATTTTTCAGTCACTCCTCATTTTTggccaaaaatattttattccatttgattTACACACCTCATTCTACCAAAATTGCTCTGAGTGACTTTTGGCTGTttccaaaaataaattaactCCAGAGGATAAAGATATGTATCATTGACAGGACATTTAATGATGTGCCACAGGTTCTGAAGAAAATGCCAAGGGAAGAATTCCAAAAGTACATTGAGCAATGGCAGCATCCTTGCAATAAGGGTGTCGCTTCCCATGGTAACTGACTGATGGGAAGGAGCAATCATTTGGATGTATAAACTctggtatgtttttattttatttttaataatcccAATATTCAGTAAGCTTTTACCGTAAGGTAGATGAGCCATGGGAAAAGTAGCTAATTTAGAAGATGAGATAATTTGAAGGTCTTTTATGTTTGATTCTATAAAGGCTCTTATGTTAGTATTTATGCCTTCTTCATTATGTTTTTCTTAGGCCAGTATTAGTATTGTTTGATCTCATTGGACATCATAAAGATACAGCCATGGCACATACTGTTTCATTGTTGGTCAGAGTCACCTTAGGAGTAAAAGTTACCggaaaaaaatgtgtacataaaTGATCAACACTTGCCATTGTAATTAAATTTGTATTAGTATTGCCTGATTTATCTCAAGCGGTCATTGTGCTCCCATAATGCTGTATGTTTGAATTTATTAGTGATTACTACATTATATTCAAATGCTCTGTTTATACCTATGTTTGTTACTTGGAACCCTGCCACATTTAGCACCCAGAAAAATGTTAAACTAAAGCAATTTTCTTGAAAAgttgtttctattttctccttttgccATTGAAATCCTACTGGGTAAACAGTTAACGGGTATAGTCACTAAAAGTCTAATACTTCTGGTAGAATATTTGATTACCAAACTTTTGGCAATTGATTAAAATGAATTTGGGggatttattttatgtaatttgatcaatttgatttattttgtgtattttttaaattatttatttttgtgtaactTGATCTGTGTTATGCTGAGTGTCTATTCTGGATAACATTTTTGAGACTGGGTGCTACTATTCGCCTTCCTTTAAAGAACTGCAGCTatccaaatgttaaaaaaaaggtaCAGTTACATAAATGTTTCACTTACGTTTCTCTTATTCTTTAGTCCTCCAATTGATGACTTTGATGTATTTAAagaatcaaaaaaacaaaatttctttgaGTCACAGGAATCTGTCATTGCTTTATGCACTCACCTGCAAGAGTTGATGAAAACTATTGAAGCCCTAGATGAAAATCAGCTgaaaaatgagttttttaaacTTATTCAGGTAAATGTAATAATTTCTTGagcatatttgtttatttaaatagttaaaaaataaactggtaCTCATTTGACAAGAGCATGTGTATATATTGTCATTTAAGTTATAAGAgatcattttttatcattttagtaATAGTGTTATTGAAGAGATGAAAAAACCCATTTAATCTgtgaaaatgaattttgaaatctCTTCACCTCCAACTGGAGGTGATTTTAGTGATACAGGAGTCGTCTGGCTATGTAGCTTCTGTCATTGTTGAGTGAATGCTTCCCAGTCATTAGATCTGCCCAGCCTGACTTGGCCTTGAATGCTGGCTCTGTGTCTCATTTATTTGTGTTAGAATCTGAgataagttacttaatttctctgagcatcagtttccacatctgttaAATGAGGATGGTCTTGTATACCTCATAATTTGGTGTGAGAATTAAACTAGATTCATGCAAGTGTTGAGCACAGAGTCTGGAATGCAGAATGTGCTATTATCATCAGATGGAAACACTTGAGTGGTCAAAGGCCTATTTAATATGGTTTTATTACATTTCCTGTATATCTTGTGTTTAGTTTTTAATTGTCATTCAAAAcatcttgaattttaaaatacattattagaatcagaattatttgaaaatgtgtaGTTTTCCACAGCAGTGTCCCCAGCTCTCACTTCCCAGGTAAAGTTAGACACTTTTCTAGAAAGAGATGTTAGAAAGTGATATGAAGAGAAGCGAGAGCAGGAAGGGAGCTGGGAGATGGGAACAGGGGCTGTCTTAGGGCCTGCTGGGAAGGTGACTTGGGGAGAGACCTGGGGTACAAGAAGGAGTGGTCTTGCTTCTCTTGTGGGGGACAGAGGTCCTGAGGTGGGGGCCTCCCAAGTGTGTGAGGAGCTGTCGAGGATTCTGCTGGAATGAGGAGGAGAGGAGTAGTGGGGACTGAAGGGCCACAGAAGGCCTTGAAGCGAAGGTCAGAACTTTGCTTTTCACTCGAAATGGGAACCTATTAGAGGGTTTTGGTCAGAGGAGTAACATTAAATGACTTATTTCACAGGTTACTTCTGAGAACAGACTGGAGCAGGGAGATGTGTTATTAAGATGATATAGGTAAGAGAAAGTTGGTAGCATGAGCAATGTTAAATGTCACCAGATTCTGGATATACTTTGAAAGTAGAGGCTACGGAATGTGCTGACAGGCAGTGGGACAATGACAAAGGCCTGATGAAGCTTTAAGGACAAGCAGAGTGAGCTGAATGATTAAGAGGGAGAAGCTTATTTTGAGTTTGGAAGAAAAGTTGTCAGGCTATTGTTAACTAATAAACCtagttattttttccccttctgaaCTATTCTTTATGTTTGGcttagaataaaaaaatcaacatgtTACTCTTTACCCCTAGCTAGCCCATTCTCTCAGGGAATAGTTTTCTCTGAATATATTCTTTGTCCCATAAGTGTAATAAATTGTGAAGGATACCAATCTCTTTTCTGTCATCTAATTCAGCCAGCTACCTCAGACCGCCTCTGCTCCAAGAACGTCAGAGTTGCCTCCCATTAGTGCTCATGATGACCAGCAGGTTAACTTCCTACAGGAAGCCTGAAGGTGTTTTAGTTTGCAGACAGtatttatctgtttttaaaagctGTTAAAAGCTGTAGAACTCCACCACTGTCCACACAAATATTTCAGTGCCTGTTCTGTCAAACACTGTTGTAGATGCCTTGCATGTGATGGTAAGAAAACCAGACCAATCCTTGCTATCATAGAACTTGTACCCTAAAGGGAATGTAGATAGTCAAGTAATGGCACAAATCAATAAAGAATTATAATCTGGAACATGGTCTGAAGGAAAGGTGCAGGACGCCTGCAGAGATCTTGACTCAGGTACCTTGACCTGGGGAGTACCATCCTGTACACTGTCTTTACAGCATTGTGTTTTTCCATCACTCAGATG contains the following coding sequences:
- the ARMT1 gene encoding damage-control phosphatase ARMT1 isoform X3: MAAPPESLSGRDVGSFAYLTIKDRIPQILTKVIDTLHRHKSEFFEKHGEKGMEAEKKAISLLSKLRNELQTDKPIVPLVEKFIDTDIWNQYLEYQQSLLSENAGKPRWFYSPWLFVECYMYRRIHEAMIQSPPIDDFDVFKESKKQNFFESQESVIALCTHLQELMKTIEALDENQLKNEFFKLIQVTSENRLEQGDVLLR